TTCTTGCTCGTTGTCACATGGTCTGTTGGATAATATCAGCCTAGCTTTATTTTTTGAGTGAAACAGGAGGGGTGCGCCCCCTACTGGACTTTTATTAAAATTATAAACAGGGTTTTACAAAGGTCTCTCATGAACTTCTAGCCATTGAGAAATAAAAGGCTGATAACTTGCTTTTGCTCGAAGTATAACCCAAGCAAACTCTCTTTTGCTCGAAGTATATCTGCCTAGCTTTATTACACAGTGTGCTTCAACAATAGctgaaacttttttttttgtgatgTCCTCATTGCTCTGGTCTGTGTTTCTGAAGCATCATTGAGCACACTGTAAAATTGATAGAAATTAATATTTGTTGAACTATAAGAAATTCGAAGAAATTGCTGTTGCAGCGTATGTTTTTTTGTTACCCTAGTAGTGTTTGTACTGCCATACACAGGCCAAATCACAGCTGCAAGCATCTGAACCAGGTACAGACAGAGATTTTGCTCatgctttgtctttttttttaGCTTAGTGTCGTTGGAGCGGCATCCTCCTCCTATGGACAGATAAATATCAAGAAATTGTAGAGATAAACTATTTTTACATATTGTTATTAATCTTTATTAGAAATGTTGCTAAATTCAGTATAACGGTATCATTTACTTGCCTTGTCATCAACATGTTTTGAAATACTCTTTCAGGCAGCTGTTTGATTAAGATTTTCTCTCTGGTCTGGTAAGGAGATAGACAATTTTAATATTGAGTTGGAGCATATATATGCTGATAGGTTGGAAAAAATATTGGAATCATATACATATTGAGATGCATGCATCGGATTTGCGTGCAACATGGCGTCTGTGTATGGAAGAAAATGAAAAGCAGTCACTGTTCCCAAACGCAGACTAATTTCATTTTATTATTACAGGCATGCTAAAGTTAGTTTCTATGTAAAATGGAGGAACATTTGAAGTCTTGAATTGTAATGTGGAACTAAATGAGTAAATTTTTAATTCTTTTGCATGCTGCCATCAGGACATCTATTCTCAATAAAATGCGGTAAATCTGGTTTTGTAGCAGACTATGGTCAGACAAATTAATTTGGCACCTTCACTCATCTGTGCAAGGTGACAAGGGATTTAGACATCAGCAACATCCATTGAATCCACGCCCCAGTAATTGAAATGGAGGATACAAGGTACAAAGCTTACTGGCACAGAAAGCACGAAGGGTTTCAGCCTTTGGTACATCATTGTCGTCTTGCACAGAAAGTACACCAGCTTGATTGCCACCATCGTCCCAAATGAACTGAATATATATACCATCATTCATCAATAAGAGACAATGCCTATGCAGAGGCAAACAATTCTAAAGCTACAGCTGGTGGTACTTACCTTGGCCAAGAAATTTATGGTTGGTGAGAAGTACAATTGCATCAGGATATACCGTGTCACAAACACATATAGTGAGCTTAATCGCAGGGGATAAAATAATCATGGGATTGCTCTGAACTTTCTTGATGCGTAACAGCTCTGAAGTATTATGTTCAAGGAATCAAGGTATTTGTAGCCTGCAAAGACTATcgttttaaaaaattaaattcACGTTCGAGCATGCTTACATTCGAGGATTGTATAGGTGTAGTTTGTCTGCTTTTTTCAACATGTAGGACTCCCTGTTGATTGCAGACATAGCCACCTCCATTCTTCTCTCTGCACAGACTTAAGCATGGTTATTTGACCACTAACCAAAACTGTTACAGAGGCAAATCATCGAGCACATGGTGTGCGTACTGCATAGTGAGTAACCACCATTGTCTCCACTGTACGTGTGCAGGCACAAATGCGATTGGCACAACGCCAGCGAGGCAGCGAGCAAGCCGGGGCTTACGGCGGCACGAGAGGGTCACAGGAGGCAGCGACACTGACTTCCGCGTCGCCAAGCGGCGCTGGCCGCAGCCCCCTGCTTAATGGCCGCACCAGCCTCGCCGGAGGGCGAGGGCCGCACCCATGATGTGGTGGTTCTCCGGGGGCCGCCACGCTCACGCGAGATGGGTTCGCGGGAGGAGCACGGCGGACCGACGGGAAGCACGGAAGGGAGGGGCGACGGCGGCGCAATTGCAGGTGGTGGACGAGCCCGATGGGGAATTCGAGAAGGAGCGAGACGAGGCGATGGGTCGTTAACGGCCTAACGGGCACGCGGATGATGAGCAGTTTGGGACCGACCTATCCACGATCGGACGTTCGTCTTGGCCAGATCCGACGGCTAGCTGGTTTACGGACGACTTGGTCCTATCCATTGGCTCGTTTTTTATTCGAGAATCGTATTCAGAGATTACCAACATACTTAAGACCTAGAATAATATTTTTGCAATAAGATGTAAAAGAATAAATTTAAATAAAATATATAATAAACAATAGGGTTTCAACTTAACATGTGGATAAAAAATGCAGCAACTATTTCAGATCAAAATTTAAATGCCAAAGTTGAGATCCATGTTTACTTGATTCACCAAAAATGATCAAATAGGATGTTTCCCTGATTCTGGACTACCAAGTGCACAGAGTAGAGTAATGGGCTATTCCTTCCCTGAATAAATTTCTACTTTTTTTTTAGGAAAGAATAAATTTCTACTGCATTTGACTAATCTGTGACTTCGACAAAAGGTCCGTTGGGCTAAAACTCTAGGCCCATACAAAGTGATCAGCAGAAGCCTATCTAGGCCTGCCTCAGGCCCTACATTCACTAGTATAGGTCCTTCACTCAATCGGGCCCACCCGCCAGAAAAACAGCAGTTTCGCCCGCGCCTCCCTCCCGAAAGTTTCGAAAAGAAATCCCCAAATCCCCCCCCCCCTTCGCCGTCTCCGGCGAGCCCCACCcctcaccaccgccgccgccgaagaCGCAGTGGGAGGGGGGATGGATCAGTCCATCATGGCCCTCTGCGAGTCCCTCTCGTCGTTGCTAAACCACGCTGAGTCCTCAtcccgcgagctcgccgacgcCGTCTCCCAACGCCCCATCCACCTCGGTAACCACCTCACGCGCACGcctctccctccttccctccCCGTAAGGCTCCTGCTCACGGCGTCGGGATCCTCGCAGATATGGCGAGGACCTCGTTCCTGCAGAAGCTGGAGTACAgggcggaggcggcggccgccGACCTACAGCACATCGAGTCCATCGCCCTCGGCACCGTCTCCTTCGAGGAGCTCCTCGGCCACTGCGGCGAGTCGCTCAAAGTCTACGCGCGCCACGCCAGCGCCCTCCAGTCCCACCTCGCTCCCTTCGGCTACGAGCCCGCCGGTAACCCAATCGGTTTCCCAATCTCTGGCTGCAGCGTTTGTTTCGATCCGCTGGGATGAGGTGAGACCGCTGTTTGTTTGGTGTGCAGACGcagaggagcctgagtttgatgTGGATGTGGAAGTGGAAGATGGAAATGTCGGTAAGGTTGAGGACCTTGGAGATGGATGCCTCAGCGTGTCGCGTTCAGTGCTCAGGTCTGGTAAGCGGCGGTTTGATGACGACAACGACGCAATGTATCCTctttggtttggtttggttttGTTCGGAACTATAGATTGTCATTTGCTTGAGTGCAGCATATTGTGCTTTTCTTGACTGCTAATTAGATTTGAAGAGTCACTGAAGGATCTTGGGTTTTCAGATGCTTGTCTAGCCACTCTTTCTTCTGAAGGTATGCGAGGAAAATATTTTGCCTATCGTAGCCGGTTAATCGCATTGTGCTTGTTGTATTAGCATTTCTCACCGGCTACTAACTTTTGTCTTGAATATTTACTGGGATTTTGCAGGCGCAAATTATGGTGTGAGCCCAAAGAAGCTTTACAAGAATCCTGAAAGGTAACAGAAGGAATTACCATCAGGTTTTCTCACTGTTATTGTTTATTTCTAATGTTACTTTATTACTTATTTTAATCTTATCTTAAATATGACCTAATTTATTTGTTTAATGCTCTACTGTTTAGTACTGATTATGGAGAAAAGATCATGAATGAAGCTGAAATTATGACTCCACAAAATGAAAGAAATAGTCAAGGTGATCAGAATGAATGTCTTAGATGTTTTAAAGACATGTCAAGCCTTTGCTAGTTCTGATTTTTTTCCCCGCTGTTGACTCCATGAAGGTAATTCTTTCAAAGAAGTGATAAGGGCATCTAAGGAGGAGTATGAGCAACTTCCTTCTTACATGAAGAGTCTAGCATCATGGGAGGTCTGAATTTCTTTAACTACATTGCTATTTGTAATTCTGCCCATAGTACTTTCTGCATGATCGGTAGTGGTTACAAAATTACACATAGTTCTTGAAACCTAGTAGATGACCTTACTCTTTAAGAAATTCAACTGAAGACATATTCTGCAACATCTTCACTTCCTATTTCCTCAATTTTTGCTTTTCGTTTTTGTCAATGCATTCTCGATCAGAAATGGACCAGTCATCTACCTCAAAGCAATTAAttgtattgttttttttttgcactttttTATTGCATCAGGAGTTGCAGGAGGGAATATCCAAACTAAATTCATACTTCGGTGGTGACAAAGCTCAGGGAAGTGTTGCATTGAACCAGGACCATGTTGGAGAAATAGGATTGGGTGCGTGCACTTACCGCTCTTAGCACGTGGATTTGAAAATAGCAAATGTTATAGCATGTTGAACAAAATCTTTTTGTTAGATTGCTGTTTCATTGACACATTGCTCTTGAACAATTCTGCTGTGGTAGCTAAccttttttctgtttttcttttttgcTTTTGTCCCTTTTAGGGCGCAAAGGAAGAGCCTGCCTGCTGATGCTGTTGCGGCTCAATCAGTTAAGTATGGAGACAGTTGATGGATCTACCTTTTACACCCTGTGCAAGAACAACTTGTAGGCGATTTGGATTTCTGCGGAAACAGATCGGTATGACTCCCAAGCAAGTTGTCCAAAAACCTGGTGCTGGTGGAAATATGGTGCATTGAATCTGAAATGTTGATAGCCTGATACTACTATACTGTATTCTGCTGAAGTTTTTCTTTATTGTGTGTTGTGATGTAGCTCATCTTGTTAAAATAGTGTATCATGATGTACTACTCAACCTCagttgaaaaatattatttttccatgagCAGTTTTTCTCATGTAATGTTCCTACCACCATGAAATAAAATGTGTTTTGAGGCTTTGACTTTGACCACATAATACGCCTCACACAGGCCTGCTTGAATTGGGGTCTATAATTTCAATCCTGGGAATTTACAACAAATTTGTACTAAAACGTAGAAATTCCTAGACTGAACCCCCCTTTTTAAACACCTGTATGCAGGCACCAtctatatatatagttctataCTATGTAA
The sequence above is drawn from the Miscanthus floridulus cultivar M001 chromosome 15, ASM1932011v1, whole genome shotgun sequence genome and encodes:
- the LOC136507771 gene encoding uncharacterized protein, whose translation is MDRTKSSVGPKLLIIRVPVRPLTTHRLVSLLLEFPIGLVHHLQLRRRRPSLPCFPSVRRAPPANPSRVSVAAPGEPPHHGCGPRPPARLVRPLSRGLRPAPLGDAEVSVAASCDPLVPPEKNGGGYVCNQQGVLHVEKSRQTTPIQSSNFIWDDGGNQAGVLSVQDDNDVPKAETLRAFCARGGCRSNDTKLKKKTKHEQNLCLYLVQMLAAVIWPVYGSTNTTRCAQ
- the LOC136508060 gene encoding uncharacterized protein produces the protein MDQSIMALCESLSSLLNHAESSSRELADAVSQRPIHLDMARTSFLQKLEYRAEAAAADLQHIESIALGTVSFEELLGHCGESLKVYARHASALQSHLAPFGYEPADAEEPEFDVDVEVEDGNVGKVEDLGDGCLSVSRSVLRSGKRRFDDDNDAIFEESLKDLGFSDACLATLSSEGANYGVSPKKLYKNPESTDYGEKIMNEAEIMTPQNERNSQGNSFKEVIRASKEEYEQLPSYMKSLASWEELQEGISKLNSYFGGDKAQGSVALNQDHVGEIGLGRKGRACLLMLLRLNQLSMETVDGSTFYTLCKNNL